The DNA window CTGTCACAGTAATCAGTCATTAAAGGCTTAAAGGAGTAACTGTAGTTGTATTGAGTGTCCCCTTAACAACAAACCTTAACAGCCAAGTAGGTCAGGTGTATTATTCATTATGATTGGAAGCATGTGTTCAGGTTCTCACAATTCTTGGCCTCTTATAGGAATGGATGGTGCACTAAACCCAGATTTTGTGAAGGACTGTGGTCATGCGTTTCGATGTATTCAGTTTTTTTACACATTGCTCAACTTGGCAGTGTTTTGGTCGATGCATCACAATGCTCAATGACTGTGCCACAATGCttctattttattatatataatgcgtgtgtatatatacacactcttTTGAATCTTCCCTCCTTTGAATATTGTTTTTCCCTGAGAAAGAAACATTCAGGGATTGATTGCTCTCCAAATCATTTCAACGTCTGGAAAAGGAAAGCTGATGGCATAGAGTGTAATGTGTCATATATTTATGTTCGTAAGAGAAAATGTCtagaataatttaataaaaggtCCATAGTGAACTATTTAACatagatgtttatttgttacCGCAGGTATTGTGTTTTTACTTAGCACACTTATAGTAGATAGCAGCTGTGTTTTGTGTAATTTGCATATCCAGGAATATAGTACCTATGCACAGCAGCATATAGATTTAAAGTTAAATTCTCCTAAATACCAATGCTGTTTACAACTCTTAGATTTAAGCTTGATTATTACAGATGTGACTGTGGGCCATGGTAGAATGTGAAATCACTTCTGAGCTTTCATAGTGTCTGCTGGGACGGTCAAGGACCTCTACCCTTAGGGTCTAGAgcacatgcacgtgtgtgtgcttgtgcgtatgtttgtgatTAACACTGATGCTATTGGCTGTTTCCACTGTTACATGTCTCCCCAACGCCTAATGCCTTACACCAACACTGTGAGGACGGTCCCCTCACAGCGTCCATTCTGGTCCTGATTGAGCTCCTCTACCATGGAATCCACTGTCTTGTAAGCGCAAAAACACTGGATATTTCCCCCTGAgttactgactgactgatttctCTTTAAACATGTTTTGAACAGCCTCAGTTATTTATTCTATCATTCAAAAACTGTTAAAGGAGGTGTTTATCCTGAAAACTAAAATCACTTTGGATGCATGTACTGTTGAATGATATTATCAAGCAACACTGTATAGCTTTCCCCCccatatttattttgcttttgacAGGCTAGTAGCGTCACCTTGAAGGTGCGGAACCGCTTTTGTGATGAATGCCGTCAGCTTTTGCGCCAGCAGCAGTCAATGTAAAAATGAACTAATGCTGCATTCTCTCCTTAATCTATAATGTaggaaaaatatacatacatcaCACCAATTTATGTAGCAGTTGCCAGACGCTTGCTTTATATGCTGTATTTAGTTAGAAACATAGCAGCTCCATCTAAAGCAAACCCTTGGGATTCAGTTACCATGTATTTTCCGCCTTTTGAATATTACACTTGAGCGAGACATAGCAGTGATCATATCTAGTGTACTATGCAGTCAGTTATAAATGAACCTGCATGCTCATAGTTCTTCTGGTGACACCCGCAGAGAGTAATACGCAAGCATTGTTTACCCAAAGACGTACAGTTTTGATCAGACACGCTAGCTATCCTTCTGTCTATGAAGACTGTAGACTATAAAGTGAGCCTATGCCATCCCATGCCTTAGTCATCCTCTTGTTTCCATGGCTTCATGTGCGTCATCTATCGCCGGTCTGtgcattgtactgtacattactgtacattggtCCACCTTGTAAGCAAAACGTTAAGTGTTCATGCTACCCATTGTGAGCCGTACAATGTTAGGATTCATACATATTGTACCTTGCCACTTTTAAATCACATACTCATATCATGAGCATTTTGGTGTGCAATATGAGCCCTTATTAATGGTATAGTAAGGCCCTTATCAATGTCACTGGGACCACCCATGGTATATTGTAAATTTGCCTTCTGTCATTTATGTTAGGGTATTATGTGTACTGGAATAGGAATTGTTtaagtatgtatgtgtatgtatgtatgtgtccgtgtgggtgtgtgggtgcgtgtgtgcatgtgtgcgtgtgcgtgtgcatgtgtgtgtgtgcgtgtgcatgtgcacatgtcCACAAAATTGGATtctactggaaaataatgtatttaaactTTATCAGTTTCACTGTTTTTGGTTTCATTCAGTTATTCAGATGTAATTTATTGTTGTATTATTTGCAATATATTCATTGCACACAGCCTTATGAGTTGATGGTATATCTAGCATATGACgatattttgttattgtttgtctCTGCAGTATTTTGTAACATCCCTGGGGGGGTTAGAGGACAAAGTGAAGACTGGTCAAACCTGAGATTAAAGAGATTAGGATGTGTGTAGCCCCATTAATTACCCCCAGTGAACCTTCAACAGTATTTGTTTATGCActttttaagattttttttttttctgaggaaTCCCAAtaaatagcagtagtagtagtttactagaataaaaataaaaaaaacattttaaatgtagtaGATTCAAGTCACCACATTAAATTTTGAATTTGTATGGATGTTTGCTGACTGTTGAGAGTAAGTTGCATTGACTAATTAAAAACCTGTACACTAAATTCTCTTGTCATCTCAAGTACCATTTCAAATTGGTTGTCCAATAAAACAAACTCTGGTCTAAAGCAACTATTTTGAAATAtctttgttttgatttatttatatttttcccaTAGCAATGACTGCCATACTTCCTTTTGCTTTTTTGATTTTGGTATCGACTGGCAAGTGTGTCAGCAATATTTTAGTGTCACCTTGTTCCATGCAAAATATCTACATTTCAGTAGGCCTCTTAGGACTTACATCTGTATAGAGGTGCATTTTGCTACTGTAGACAGCACTCTGCACCTGCAATCATTTTGTGGCTCTGTGATATTGATTTTGGGGGCCATCTTTGAAATGGTGACAGAACAGAATGTAACGGGAGATAATTCAGTCAAACAGGCAATTGTTTAAATAATCCAAACCCAATCAATCATGAAGTTAGAAGATGGTATGGGCATCAACCATTTCACAAATACTCTATATGATTGGATACATATTGAGGGTCTGGACTAACAGTTTAAAGTAACTAACAGATATGAAATCTTCACATAAAACTGTTCACATCTTAAAATCAGCTTTTCTCCTGTAAATCTGGGCATCCATGACACATCACGCAAAATAAACTGTAAATAATAGTTCAGAGATGCTAATAAGAGTAAAACTTCTGCTGAGAATATGAACTTGCTTCTGTAGGACATTTTACCTGACGGATGTTCCAGAAACAGGTCATATTGAAGAACAGCAAATGTGAAGATTTAAACTGTTAGTAGTTCACAGTAGTTGTAATTGGTACAGGTAACTGTGTTCACTATACAATGTGTGTACTAAGGTACAAGAACTGTCAAATCTGTATTGACAAATAAAGGAATTCAGCACTGTAGATGCATTtgtttgggttttctttttcttttcttttttttacaaaatattggTTAAATGCTTTGCACCATTTTATAGAAATACTAATAACTTTTTGCTGATCATTAAAAAGTTGACATGCCCATTATTATGAATGAGTATTTCATTTGGTGTACAAAATAGAAAGTAATtttagggttgaaattaaataatgtgtgTTTGGCGCCATGGGATGaggtacattacagtacattgtattacattacattatagtcatttagcagatgctacTGTAGTTTATTTGTTGCAGTCCAATTCAGAGTACAGGCTTGGTCTTGGTTAAGCAAATCagcaatatattttgtaaataaagttaatttgagcaagcttctttttttcataaatgcCTTGTAAATCATGtcattgttcatttattttcgtCATAATTACCTTATAAATTGTGTTGTTCATTTCAGCCCTTTATGTGTTGACAGGCTGAGTGCATATTCACTATCGCCACTGAGAGTGCACTTAGAGTACCATTGGTGGACAAAGAACTATAAGTAGACCTGAGGGAGACTCTTCAGCCATTGGTCCACTCTCATTCCATTAGTCGATACATCCCACCACAGGAGGGATGTAAACGTACCCTAAAACATGAGATGCTTTAGTCAGGCAAGGAAAGCACATTAACTCAGCTAATTTATCTTTAGTGCCTAAAAAGTTTATTCAACTCTCACCAGTATTAATATAATACTACATAACAGGttgtgctttgtgaaatacactTGATAATGAAATTTGACATCTGACAAGCCAGAATTGTAGACATCTGACAAGTCAGGAAAATCGACCGTAAACAGGTTGTTGCGGAAACAACGCTATGTGAACGTGTTGCGAATGGAAGGTATCTAAGGAGGTGAAACATATGCCTCGGGGCACACTGAATGATACTGTTTTCTTAATGTTTGACAAATTATTTTGGAGGAGGAATGTACCCTGAaaacattttagaaatgtatgtgtatgtaatcATGCATGAAAAATGGAAGTTGCATCTTTAATTTTTTGTATCTCATTTATTAAAATAGATTGGATTGGCCTTGTGTACTTGACTGAGCATCtttccagtgacgtcactgcaGTTTCTCCAGCTGGAATCGCACCGCACGGGCGTTTAACCGGCAGACCACGACAAAACAGTTCCATCTAGAGAGCTCCTTTTTATGCCAAAAATGGCTACTCAGGAGCTGCAGCCAAACGAGACCCTGGCGACGCTGAAAACGGAGTCGGAGACCCTCAAGATaaagctggaggaggagagggcgaAACTGCATGATGTCGAGCGTGAGTGCTGGGAAGGAGGCCTCGGAAATTATATTTCTGATGAGATAATGGAAGCAGTCAGATTACTAACATTAACCTTGTATTCatattaaatgtgttcattaaaaTCTGTAATTGTCGCGCAGTGTTAATATGGGGTTGTTTTTTTAACCGTGCGTGCATGCGTTGGTCCTGAACCATGACTAGCTTCCAGCAGTTTATTATTGTAGCCTTACGTTAATTCTGCCAGCGAGCATAGGCTatagatagtttttttttttactgaaacagCGGGATAGATATGCGAGTTATCGTTGTGGGTACACGGGTTATAACGGGTAAATTGTTTAAAGGGCAGGCGTGCTGTAGTTTTTGAAGTAAACTGCATAAATCTGTGCCGAATCTGCGAAATGGGTTGGcagaattgtttttgattcCATCCGAGCTTGATGCTCCACTGAAGAGGAGAAGGGTGGTCACTGAATGTGGAACATGTAGGACCTAGCTACAGAATACACAGATGCAATTTCCAGATTATTCTCTTGAGATTCTGATATGGATCACAAATCAAACTATAACAAAACGAGTGCATTGCCGCATCTTTCATGAACATATAGCCTAGCCATAACCTTGTCATATTCATCCTAATTATAACAACTGGAGGATGCTAAATATAAAAGCTAGTGTAACATGTGAGGACATCCGCACCGAAGGAATACGAGATAAAGGTGGGGTGCTCTACTCTCCCTGTCTATGAAAAAGTGCATCAAGTGGCGGAGAGGGTGGAGCCGCTCGGCCAATTTGTCATGAAGACGAGGAGGACCCTAAAGGGACATGGCAACAAAGTTCTGTGCATGGACTGGTGTCGGGACAAGAGGAGGATCGTGAGCTCCTCAcaggtaataataatagtaaactttctctgtgtgtgggcatgACCTTGTACCACGGCACATGAGTGAGACTTCCTCTTAGTAGAGACTTCCTCCTGGTAGTTCTCCACTACGTCCGTAGTGcaaactaataataatttgtgttGAAACTAAAGTCTAATACGTTCATCGATTTTATAGATACCGAACGTCTCtgtccagggtgctgattttaacgGCGCTGTTTAATAGGCTATGGTGTTTATACCCTTCGACCTAGTCGTGAATTTGTTTCTAATTGGATTATATTTATGTAGTATATTGATTGTAACTGAGACCTAGTTACCATAGCGGTAATTTTGTCATGGTGCTCAAGTCTTTTCAAAAACCACACTGTAGTTGCACAATATTCAGTCAGATTCAGATTGGAGATCTCAGAAGATAGGATGTATTGCACTGTATGTTACAATTACACTGTAGAATTTATGACAGAGTATActaactgtttttttaaatatatttatacattgacttttttttgttaacTTTCTTTTGTATCAGTTTCCTAATTTGAAGttacattgtattttttttaggaTGGAAAAGTGATTGTATGGGATGGATTCACAACTAATAAGGTAAACTGGAATCAACATCAgcatatgaaaatatttcaaatggcTGTATCCCCATTTATAGTTTCTAAGCAGAAAATAGTGGCCTGCACTgagaaaatgtgtaatttcatGCCATAGTGATGAGTTTAAGTAAAAGTAATCAATTGGCATAAAATCACCATCATGCTTAactgtgcatgtatgtctgcgtgcatgtgtgcgcgtgtgtgtgtgtgtgcatctgtgtgtgtgcatgtgtgcgtgtgttttgtgtatgtgtgtgcatatgtgtgtgtgcatgtgcgtgtgtgcatgtgtgtatgtgtgtgcatgtgcgtgtgtgtacatgtgtgtatgtttgcgtgtgtgtgtacatgtgtgtatgtgtgcatgtgcgtgtatgtacgtgtgtgtgtgtgtgcatgtgtgtgtgtgtgtgcatgtgtgtgtgtgtgtgcgtgtgcatgtgtgtgtgcgggtgtgtgtgtgtgcgtatgtgtgcatgtgtgtgtgtgtgtgtatgtgtgtgtgtgtgtgtgcgggtgtgtgtgtgtgtgtgatacaggaaCATGCCGTGACCATGCCATGCACATGGGTTATGGCGTGTGCATACGCCCCCTCTGGCTGTGCAGTGGCGTGTGGGTAAATATCCTCCCTTTATCCCTGAGCTGcatcagaacagaacagagaacCCGATAGACTGACTTCCTGTGCCTGTGCCCGCTGTCTGGCCTGACTTATCGTCTGGCAAGCCAAATATCATTATTTTAGATTTCTAGCTACATATGATTTCTCGCACTATAAGTATTACTACACTAGCCATCACAATGTAAACTAAATTGCAACAGCTTTAACTTCTTAGCTGGTTCATTCACCACATCACAGAACAGGTAAGATTTGGCTAGTAAATGGAGACAGTGTGAGTATTTCTCCTGTGTAAGATGAGGATTCATGATAGTATATTCACCAACACTTTCCAGCTTACATATCATGGCATGCATTATCGACTAGTGCCTTTTTCTGGTGCCATGCTTGCAtttgaatgtctctctctctatctctcttctctctctctctctctctctctctcaataatAAGAGGACTGGATAATAAGTGCTCAGTATACCCCCTCTCCCTGGACAAGAATGAGAATCTTGCTTCCAAGAAGAAGTCTGTTGCCATGCACACCAACTACCTGTCTGCCTGCAGCTTCACTAACTCTGACATGCAGGTAAGTACTGTGTACTCTCCTGCTTCTTCTTTCATACATATCCATGGCCATTACCTCAGACTCTACATACTGGCACCAGTTTTCAGTTTGTGAGACCTGTTTAGTCTTGTTTAGTCTATTTGTCCCTATTagtatttatttcctttttcaaaACAACTGAGGCAAGCCAATCCTTATCAGAGGGCAGTAGTGTTGAGTTCTTCCACCCCGCGCTCCGATGCTCACAAACGGAAAACATgctgatttttatttgaaagCCCTGAGGAGGAGATTCCCATGCCTTCATTAATTCACAGCAGTAAACCTTTTGAAGCTGCATTGGTTCATGTTCATAGCCTACCATTGTGAGCCTATTTATAGTCCCCGGGCAGCCTTTATCTGAACCAACTCCACCTACAAATTTGAACAGGAAGCAAGGTACTGTTTAAGCAAAATGTTACATTGAAATATGTTCTTATCCTTGTCAGATGTGATGATTTACTATACACTTTGAGATCTTAATATCAACCGTTAGAAAATTACATAACATGATAAAAAGGAATAAGTAGGATTTGCAGTTCTCATGACTCCATCTGATTAGTATGGCTGGAGGTTTATTATACATTAACAGATTTGTTTGTAGTGTTGAAAGTGAGCTTTCAGCCCCAGGACTGTATTGTATGATGTATCCGCAGGCTTATTTACTGTGACTTCATGAGCAGTGTTTCTACATTCAGTGTGAGGTCTTGAATAGTCTCTGAATAGTGAGACTCTTTTTGTGAAAACTGGTTTTCAATCGTTGCTTGTATATTAATAGCACTGCATCCTCTTATCTTTGTGGCTATGTGGGTCAGAGGTTTGCTATTTGATTAGTTGCTCTCTAAtggtccacacacacatttcccagGCTTATTTAGTAATCCCTGACATACCCAACGATGTTGGAACCCAAAGAAAGAGCAGATAAGGGAAAAGGGTGTACAACTGAAAACAAACTAAATAAGTAACGGTAACACTTATTTTGGAAAAGACCTTACATTTTAGATGTTCTCCTGCTTTTGAGCATGTGGCAACAGTCAGTGACTGTTTGGGttgattgatttgatttgtttaATTCCTAGTGTCATGTGTAAATAATAGTATCTATGTAAACCATGTCTGCAAAGAAATCATAATAATTGTGTGTGGCAAACCAAAAGAATACATAAGTTGGATTGTTTCAGCAAAAGACGGCTAAAAAATGTTGCACAATATCATTTTAGTTGGAGGTGTCCTCAAAGCTGCAGACAAGTTTCTATTGTTTTTCCAAGAGAGCACTTTGTGTGGGTTGtaaagaacattccagaatgGAAAAGGCAGGTGGAGGTGACCCTAGTAACAAACTTGTCATTTAAACAGTTCAGatatttactttaaaatgaTTTGCTTTCAGAATCtttaaacacattattattttttgtcattgAATTGTTTTGAGCACAAGCTCCCAAAAGAAGGAGATATAGTTTACAGTACAAtgagtatatttatatatatagataCAGTACAATGGGTAcatttatatatactgtatgttttggcCAAAATGATTGTAGAAAAACTATATACCTTCAGGGGGCAGTAAACACATGTGtgatttaatataatatttgcatttggtatgtgtgtgcatgcgtgcatgcgtgtatttGATCCTGACCATGCTCTCAGATCCTGACATCCAGTGGAGATGGGACGTGTGCCCTGTGGGATGTGGAGAGTGGGCAGCTGCTGCAGAGTTTCCATGGACACGCTGCAGACGTCCTCTGCCTGGACCTGGCCCCTTCAGAGACCGGCAACACCTTCGTCTCAGGGGTGAGATACATTTCCTCCCTCTCCTAAGTGAGACTTTCCACTTCTCTCTGAGACATTTCCTCTCCTAAGTGAGACTTTCCACTTCTCTCTGAGACATTTCCTTTCCTATTTGAGACTTTCCCACAGCTCTGAGACATTTCCTCTCCTATTTGAGACTTTCCCACTGCTCTGAGACATTTCCTCTCCTATTTGAGACTTTCCCACTGCTCTGTGAGACATTTCCTCTCCTATTTGAGACTTTCCCACTGCTCTGTGAGACATTTCCTCTCCTATTTGAGACTTTCCCACTGCTCTGTGAGACATTTCCTCTCCTATTTGAGACTTTCCTACTGCTCTGTGAGACATTTCCTCTCCTATGTGAGACTGAGAAGCtgaaaaaggacaggtataaatacaaaactgattgaacagaaaacaagaaacaggtgagaggcAAACtagaaagacaggaaggaaatccaTATAAGGaatgggaggcggagacactaaATGAAGAACAGGTGAGATAAATGAGTGGGAATGCATGGGAAGACAGactacggtggtcacagagggaaagaaggaACGGAAATTCGaagacaaaaacagatacagaaaaacacagaacctgactggggggggggcgttctgGTTCATTGTAATCCCCTTGGTTATGTCTTTGTGCATTTTATCCCACGCACAATTATTTATTATGGAGACCCAGTGACTGAGGATAATTCCTCTGTGTCTTGCAGGGCTGTGACAAAAAGGCCAACGTGTGGGACATGCGTTCTGGTCAATGTGTTCAATCCTTTGAGACTCACGAGTCAGACATTAACAGTGTCAGGTGAGTTGAGAGCATTAGAGAGCTTTTAAACTCCTTTGCTTCTGACATTGACAATGCCGTTATGGGCTTGCTTGAGGGGGCCATGTAACTAatcactgtgtgtttctgtcctgTCACTCTGTACCAGGTACTACCCCAGTGGAGATGCCTTTGCAACGGGCTCTGATGATGCCACTGTGAGCCATCTTCACATTGTCCCCTTTACTTTTCATCTCCACGTTACTCTTCTTTTATCGTACACTCCGTTCTTAATTTGCTTTAAGTGTAACCATAAAGAGAATGTATTTGcttgtgttttcatttcttaTTTACAACCCTACTGTTATTAAATGATAAATCTCAAATTTTGTGTTTCATT is part of the Conger conger chromosome 15, fConCon1.1, whole genome shotgun sequence genome and encodes:
- the LOC133111366 gene encoding guanine nucleotide-binding protein subunit beta-5-like → MPKMATQELQPNETLATLKTESETLKIKLEEERAKLHDVELHQVAERVEPLGQFVMKTRRTLKGHGNKVLCMDWCRDKRRIVSSSQDGKVIVWDGFTTNKEHAVTMPCTWVMACAYAPSGCAVACGGLDNKCSVYPLSLDKNENLASKKKSVAMHTNYLSACSFTNSDMQILTSSGDGTCALWDVESGQLLQSFHGHAADVLCLDLAPSETGNTFVSGGCDKKANVWDMRSGQCVQSFETHESDINSVRYYPSGDAFATGSDDATCRLFDLRADREVAIYSKDSIIFGASSVDFSLSGRLLFGGYNDYTINVWDVLKGTRVAILFGHENRVSTLRVSPDGTAFCSGSWDNTLRVWG